The Planctomycetaceae bacterium genome has a segment encoding these proteins:
- a CDS encoding nucleoside hydrolase, whose protein sequence is MNQLVSLIALSCCTCAAIAAEQQPIPFIFDTDIGNDVDDALALGVIHSLQTRGEVKLVAVTITKDHPQCAAFVDAVNTFYGRGDVPIGVCHSGITTEQSKFTVLADEKDDGRLRYPHDLLSGTNAPDAVSVLRKALASQPDGSVVIAQVGFSTNLANLLKSGPDDISPLTGHDLAKKKVKLLSVMAGAFEQIRNDSGQLYDHREYNIVKDIPAATTLANYWPTAIVYSGFEIGLAAAYPAVSIENDYEYVDHHPLKEAYILYMPPPHNRPTWDLTSVLYGVYPDRDFFDVSSAGTVTVAEDGLTTFEASDNGRHRYLIMSPEQKIRVTEALVQLSSQPPK, encoded by the coding sequence GTGAATCAACTCGTATCTCTGATCGCCCTGTCGTGTTGCACATGTGCAGCGATCGCGGCCGAACAGCAACCGATCCCGTTCATTTTCGACACAGACATCGGCAACGATGTCGACGACGCTCTGGCGCTGGGAGTGATCCACTCGCTTCAGACTCGCGGTGAAGTGAAACTGGTCGCCGTGACGATCACGAAGGACCACCCGCAGTGCGCCGCGTTCGTCGACGCGGTGAACACGTTCTACGGTCGAGGCGACGTTCCGATCGGCGTCTGCCACAGCGGCATCACGACCGAACAAAGCAAGTTCACAGTGCTGGCCGACGAAAAGGATGACGGGCGGTTGCGGTACCCTCACGATCTGCTGAGCGGAACGAATGCTCCGGACGCTGTCAGCGTGCTGAGAAAAGCGCTGGCGTCTCAGCCGGACGGTTCCGTCGTGATCGCTCAGGTGGGATTTTCGACCAACCTGGCCAACCTGCTGAAATCAGGCCCGGACGACATCTCACCGCTGACCGGACATGACCTGGCGAAGAAAAAAGTGAAGCTGCTGTCCGTGATGGCCGGAGCCTTCGAACAGATCCGCAACGATTCCGGCCAACTGTACGACCACCGGGAATACAACATCGTCAAGGATATCCCCGCCGCGACGACTCTGGCGAATTACTGGCCGACAGCGATTGTGTACAGCGGCTTCGAAATCGGACTGGCCGCCGCCTACCCGGCCGTCAGCATCGAAAACGACTACGAATACGTGGACCATCATCCTTTGAAGGAAGCCTACATCCTGTATATGCCGCCGCCCCACAATCGACCAACCTGGGACCTGACCAGCGTTCTGTATGGAGTCTACCCGGATCGCGACTTCTTCGACGTTTCATCTGCCGGAACAGTAACGGTCGCCGAAGATGGCCTGACAACGTTCGAAGCCAGCGACAACGGCCGACATCGGTACCTGATCATGTCGCCGGAACAAAAGATCCGCGTGACCGAAGCCCTGGTGCAGTTGTCGAGCCAGCCGCCGAAGTAG
- a CDS encoding SIMPL domain-containing protein (The SIMPL domain is named for its presence in mouse protein SIMPL (signalling molecule that associates with mouse pelle-like kinase). Bacterial member BP26, from Brucella, was shown to assemble into a channel-like structure, while YggE from E. coli has been associated with resistance to oxidative stress.) — MRRIIPVLFLALASGADAEETRSITVTAVSEVKVVPDEVVLTFSVDTEAAALLDAKKKNDEITSKVFALAPQFAIEPNGMTVTQVELRAGQYSYNDEGDYTFARALEVRLTDFKQIEPFLAALITAGVDQIDAMEFRVRDQRKHQTKARELAIGYAREKARHLTELTNMTLGQPIRIEENQVRNFGVGGFASRLDRAGPWRGFGGGGFGLSIPGNNQQNIITRKSPVVLTSLQQNEREATDALIAPGHIRIEASVTVEFEMSKK; from the coding sequence ATGCGACGAATAATTCCAGTCTTGTTTCTGGCACTCGCCTCCGGTGCTGACGCAGAAGAAACACGATCGATCACAGTCACCGCAGTGAGTGAAGTCAAGGTGGTGCCGGACGAAGTCGTGCTGACCTTCTCTGTCGACACGGAAGCCGCAGCGCTTTTGGACGCGAAGAAGAAGAACGACGAGATCACTTCAAAAGTGTTTGCACTGGCGCCACAGTTTGCAATTGAACCCAACGGCATGACGGTGACTCAGGTTGAACTGCGCGCTGGCCAATACAGCTACAATGATGAGGGAGACTATACGTTTGCGCGTGCCCTGGAAGTGCGGTTGACGGACTTCAAACAGATCGAGCCGTTTCTTGCGGCCTTGATCACCGCGGGAGTGGACCAGATTGATGCGATGGAATTTCGCGTCCGCGACCAGCGAAAGCACCAGACGAAAGCGCGGGAACTTGCCATTGGCTACGCCCGCGAGAAGGCCAGGCACCTGACTGAACTGACGAATATGACACTGGGACAACCGATCCGGATTGAGGAGAATCAGGTTCGCAACTTTGGTGTCGGCGGATTCGCCTCGAGACTTGACAGGGCGGGGCCGTGGCGCGGATTTGGCGGCGGCGGGTTTGGCTTAAGCATTCCCGGCAATAATCAGCAGAACATCATCACACGAAAGTCACCGGTGGTTCTGACGTCACTCCAGCAGAATGAACGCGAAGCGACGGACGCTCTCATTGCACCCGGGCACATCAGGATTGAGGCAAGCGTGACTGTCGAGTTCGAGATGAGTAAGAAGTAA
- the rbsK gene encoding ribokinase → MNGPRSILVVGSINMDLVVQSARLPTPGETLIGRSISEIPGGKGANQAVGAARLGANVSMIGRIGDDAFGGRLLDGLKSAGIDTGGVRSTEGSSSGIAIIGVEDSGQNCITVIPGANGLVTPEDVSAAEALFSAADVLLLQLEIPLATVRAAIELAKRHGVLTVLDPAPAVTDLPPEMLEVDVVCPNESEASLLTGIGVSSRTAAEKAALALQQRGATRAIITLGDQGAVFCDKNGECGFVDGFSVHAVDTTAAGDAFAAALGLKLAEAADFRDAVRFACAAGAVAATREGAQPGMPSRDDVEKLV, encoded by the coding sequence ATGAATGGACCGCGCAGCATTCTTGTTGTTGGTTCGATCAACATGGACCTGGTTGTGCAGTCGGCTCGGCTGCCGACGCCGGGGGAGACTCTGATTGGTCGCAGCATCAGCGAGATTCCCGGCGGTAAGGGAGCGAATCAGGCTGTCGGGGCTGCTCGGCTGGGAGCGAACGTCAGTATGATTGGCCGGATCGGCGACGATGCGTTCGGCGGAAGACTGCTCGACGGCTTGAAGTCGGCCGGTATCGACACGGGCGGCGTCAGGTCGACGGAAGGTTCTTCCAGCGGAATTGCGATCATCGGCGTCGAAGACAGCGGACAGAACTGTATCACGGTGATTCCCGGAGCCAATGGCCTTGTGACTCCGGAAGACGTGAGTGCTGCCGAAGCGTTGTTTTCCGCGGCCGATGTTCTGCTGCTGCAACTGGAGATTCCTCTGGCAACTGTGCGGGCAGCGATCGAACTGGCAAAGCGGCACGGCGTGCTGACCGTGCTGGATCCTGCTCCGGCGGTCACGGATCTGCCGCCGGAGATGCTGGAGGTGGACGTCGTCTGCCCGAACGAGTCAGAAGCCAGTCTGCTGACCGGCATTGGCGTTTCGTCGCGAACCGCCGCCGAGAAAGCCGCGTTGGCGCTGCAGCAGCGCGGCGCGACGCGAGCGATCATCACGCTCGGCGATCAGGGAGCCGTCTTCTGCGACAAAAATGGTGAGTGCGGTTTCGTGGACGGCTTTTCGGTGCATGCAGTCGACACAACGGCTGCGGGAGACGCGTTCGCGGCGGCGCTGGGTTTGAAGCTGGCGGAAGCAGCCGACTTTCGCGATGCTGTCCGTTTCGCCTGCGCGGCCGGAGCCGTCGCGGCAACTCGCGAAGGTGCCCAACCGGGAATGCCATCGCGAGACGACGTCGAGAAACTCGTTTGA
- a CDS encoding sugar ABC transporter substrate-binding protein, giving the protein MRINRLSVVTLTLAVSVLSIAGCGEGEKTGDSVSAGSSSKPRIALVMKSLANEFFSTMAKGAEDHQAAHADNYELIVNGIKDETDLSAQVSLVEQMMAQQVDAIVIAPADSKALIPVLQRAQNAGIVVINIDNKLDSQLLGMSGTQIPFVGPDNKAGARKVGEHLAKSLQSDDKVVVLEGVQTAFNSQQRKAGFEEAMEAAGIEIVDSQSAKWEISVANQVASAMLTAHPDIRAILACNDSMALGALAAVKAAGRTDDVQIVGFDSISAVQQAIKDGSILATADQHGDQLAVFGIEYALESLDDDAAALQDKETPVDLVTAESL; this is encoded by the coding sequence GTGCGAATCAACCGACTCAGCGTTGTGACATTGACGCTTGCCGTGTCTGTGCTTTCCATTGCCGGCTGCGGTGAAGGCGAGAAGACCGGCGATTCGGTGTCGGCAGGCAGTTCGTCCAAACCGCGCATTGCGCTGGTCATGAAGTCACTGGCCAACGAGTTCTTTTCCACAATGGCGAAGGGCGCCGAGGATCACCAGGCGGCTCACGCGGACAACTACGAACTGATCGTCAACGGCATCAAAGACGAAACGGACCTGAGTGCTCAGGTGTCGCTGGTGGAACAGATGATGGCTCAGCAGGTCGACGCCATCGTGATTGCTCCGGCCGATTCAAAGGCGCTGATTCCGGTGCTGCAGCGAGCTCAGAACGCCGGCATCGTCGTCATCAACATTGACAACAAGCTGGATTCGCAACTGCTGGGAATGAGCGGAACGCAGATTCCGTTTGTCGGGCCGGACAACAAAGCGGGAGCTCGCAAAGTCGGCGAACATCTGGCGAAGTCGCTTCAGTCCGACGACAAGGTGGTCGTGCTGGAGGGAGTGCAAACCGCGTTCAACAGTCAGCAGCGGAAGGCCGGGTTCGAAGAAGCGATGGAAGCGGCCGGGATCGAAATCGTGGATTCTCAGTCGGCGAAGTGGGAAATCAGCGTGGCGAATCAGGTGGCTTCGGCGATGCTGACGGCTCACCCGGACATCAGAGCAATTCTGGCCTGCAACGACAGCATGGCTCTGGGAGCACTCGCGGCAGTCAAGGCAGCCGGTCGGACTGACGACGTGCAGATTGTTGGCTTCGACAGTATCTCGGCCGTGCAGCAGGCCATCAAAGACGGCAGCATTTTGGCGACTGCCGACCAACACGGCGATCAGCTTGCGGTGTTCGGCATCGAGTACGCTCTGGAGTCTCTGGACGACGACGCAGCAGCGCTTCAGGACAAGGAAACGCCGGTGGATCTGGTGACGGCGGAGTCGTTGTGA
- a CDS encoding ABC transporter permease produces MSRSTAHQGRNRWVSAVGEYIGMLLVLGTLAAVFGSLSDRFLTLPTLTTLVNQIPALTMVAVGMTFVLITGGIDLSVGSVTALCASVVGVLMVDRGWSVWSAVPVGILAGAICGLINGSVSVLAGIPSFIVTLGVLEIARGAARLITDSQTKFIGAAIAPIGARIDGLGVSPAFIAAAIGVLCAQVVLRRTLFGRYCTAIGFNETVVKYSGIDPRWTRIAAFIVCGSLAGAAGVIEASRLEVADSNAAIGFELSAIAAAVIGGTSLMGGRGSMINTFFGVLIIAVLQTGLAHLGVREGTKGMITGSVIVAAVLLDATRGRLRTFAARSRRE; encoded by the coding sequence GTGAGTCGTTCCACCGCTCACCAGGGCCGAAACCGATGGGTGTCCGCAGTCGGTGAATACATCGGAATGCTATTGGTCCTCGGCACGCTCGCCGCAGTTTTCGGAAGCCTCAGCGACCGGTTCCTGACGCTGCCGACGCTGACAACGCTCGTCAATCAGATTCCCGCGCTGACAATGGTGGCGGTGGGAATGACGTTTGTACTGATCACCGGCGGGATCGACCTTTCGGTCGGCAGCGTGACAGCGCTGTGTGCGTCGGTCGTCGGCGTGCTGATGGTGGACCGAGGCTGGTCGGTGTGGTCGGCGGTTCCGGTGGGAATCCTGGCCGGAGCGATCTGCGGACTGATCAACGGCAGCGTCAGCGTGCTGGCCGGGATTCCTTCGTTCATCGTGACTCTGGGGGTGCTGGAGATCGCTCGCGGGGCCGCTCGGCTGATTACGGATTCTCAGACGAAGTTCATCGGTGCGGCAATCGCGCCGATTGGTGCTCGCATTGACGGACTGGGAGTTTCGCCCGCATTCATCGCGGCGGCGATCGGCGTGCTGTGTGCGCAGGTGGTGCTGCGGAGAACGCTGTTCGGCCGATACTGCACGGCAATCGGGTTCAATGAAACCGTCGTGAAGTACAGCGGCATTGATCCTCGCTGGACTCGCATCGCGGCATTCATCGTTTGCGGATCACTTGCGGGCGCTGCCGGCGTGATCGAAGCGTCACGGCTTGAGGTCGCAGATTCCAACGCTGCGATTGGTTTTGAACTTTCGGCAATCGCGGCGGCCGTGATCGGCGGGACGAGTCTTATGGGCGGTCGTGGTTCAATGATCAACACGTTCTTCGGAGTGCTGATCATCGCCGTCCTTCAAACCGGTCTGGCTCATCTGGGTGTTCGCGAAGGCACGAAGGGCATGATAACCGGAAGTGTGATCGTCGCCGCGGTGCTGCTGGATGCCACTCGCGGACGGCTGCGGACGTTCGCAGCTCGATCACGGCGGGAATGA
- a CDS encoding Rpn family recombination-promoting nuclease/putative transposase, protein MTDETLSNPHDRYFRETFSRVEVARDFLQSALPSNVLSRMDLSSLELSKDSFVDERLKSSYSDLLYRVTLADNAGEGLVYVLLEHKSTPDRMTVFQLLRYFVRIWEQRLHQNQTLCPVVPLVVYHGRKRWTAGTSLRELVRAPKELTAFIPDFSFQLCDLSKWSDDELRGVALTRAALLVLKYIARDELPDRLPQILKLFTDLIRQPDGMSCLETLLIYISSGTDRVDDEQLTVTLREILGHSGEELMPTIAQKWLSRGREEGREEGREEGLRTGIRAVLELRFSADIESTVARLSAIRSVATLSQLLEVAKTASGPGEVTEFLKRHGIP, encoded by the coding sequence ATGACAGACGAGACACTGTCCAATCCGCATGATCGATATTTCAGGGAAACCTTTTCCCGTGTTGAAGTTGCGAGGGACTTTCTGCAGTCGGCCCTTCCGTCGAATGTGCTGTCGCGGATGGACTTGTCATCGCTGGAACTTTCCAAAGACTCGTTCGTCGACGAGCGACTGAAGAGCAGCTATTCCGATCTGCTGTACCGAGTCACTTTGGCGGACAACGCGGGAGAAGGGCTGGTCTATGTGCTGCTGGAACACAAAAGCACTCCCGACCGAATGACCGTGTTTCAGTTGTTGCGGTACTTTGTTCGCATCTGGGAACAACGGTTGCATCAAAACCAGACTCTGTGTCCGGTCGTCCCACTGGTGGTTTATCATGGGCGGAAACGCTGGACTGCGGGCACGTCACTGCGAGAATTGGTTCGCGCGCCGAAAGAATTAACTGCCTTCATCCCCGATTTTTCCTTCCAGCTGTGTGATCTCAGTAAATGGTCTGACGATGAATTAAGGGGAGTCGCTCTCACGCGAGCCGCGCTGCTGGTGCTAAAGTATATCGCTCGGGACGAATTGCCCGACCGCCTGCCGCAAATTCTGAAATTGTTCACGGACCTGATTCGTCAGCCTGACGGAATGTCGTGTCTGGAAACTCTGTTGATCTACATTTCATCCGGCACGGATCGTGTGGATGACGAGCAACTGACGGTGACTCTCAGGGAGATTTTGGGCCATTCGGGAGAAGAACTGATGCCGACGATTGCACAAAAATGGCTCTCGCGAGGTCGCGAAGAAGGTCGCGAAGAAGGTCGCGAAGAAGGCCTGCGTACCGGGATTCGCGCGGTGCTGGAGCTGCGATTCAGCGCGGACATCGAATCAACGGTCGCGAGGCTGTCAGCGATCAGGTCTGTCGCGACGCTGTCACAGCTACTGGAAGTCGCCAAAACGGCATCCGGCCCCGGTGAAGTGACCGAGTTTCTGAAACGTCATGGCATTCCTTAG
- a CDS encoding FAD:protein FMN transferase produces MTNVPSTRRDFFGRRSPRGDAAPLISLNELGQPAAGGTIRLATRAMACDFSVVMNPGSHHHVDPVSSVLEMVHDIESWLSIYKPDSEISLVNRQASIAAVRVRRSFFELLQTALDLFEKTDGAFDMAAGAQIKLWRECRSQQRIPTDEEISRAVACSGSRHLQLDNHEMSVRFDVDGLQLDPGAIGKGFALDQASEWLSTTGCGPASYLMHGGHSSLLARGEHNDLPGWPVGIGNPLFTKQRLGTVLLHNQAMSTSGSNIQFFRHEGKRYGHIIDPRSGRTVEGMLSVTVLAESAAAADALSTAFFAMGVENAVKCCENLHNVAAVLIPFPASGRRVTPTVIGIPSDRLFWDTEQVDPAATEG; encoded by the coding sequence ATGACCAACGTCCCGTCAACAAGACGCGATTTTTTCGGCCGCAGGTCGCCGCGCGGGGACGCTGCGCCGCTGATCAGCCTGAACGAACTCGGTCAGCCGGCCGCCGGCGGCACGATTCGGCTGGCGACGCGCGCGATGGCGTGTGACTTCTCCGTCGTCATGAATCCCGGGTCGCACCACCATGTGGACCCCGTCAGCAGCGTTCTGGAGATGGTTCATGACATCGAAAGCTGGCTGAGCATCTACAAGCCGGACAGCGAGATTTCTCTTGTGAACCGCCAGGCTTCGATAGCCGCCGTACGGGTACGACGATCGTTCTTTGAACTGCTGCAGACGGCTTTGGATCTGTTCGAAAAGACTGACGGCGCATTCGACATGGCTGCCGGAGCTCAAATTAAACTCTGGCGAGAATGTCGTTCACAACAGCGAATTCCCACGGACGAAGAGATCTCCCGGGCAGTGGCATGTTCGGGTTCACGACATCTACAGCTTGACAATCACGAAATGTCGGTCCGCTTCGATGTCGATGGTCTGCAACTGGACCCGGGAGCCATCGGCAAGGGATTCGCTCTGGATCAGGCGTCAGAGTGGCTTTCAACCACCGGTTGCGGACCGGCGTCTTATCTGATGCATGGAGGGCACAGCAGCCTGCTGGCTCGGGGCGAACACAATGACCTGCCGGGTTGGCCGGTCGGTATCGGCAATCCCCTGTTCACAAAGCAGCGACTGGGTACAGTGCTGCTGCACAACCAGGCGATGTCGACCAGCGGTTCCAACATTCAGTTCTTTCGGCACGAAGGAAAACGGTACGGCCACATCATCGATCCTCGTTCGGGCAGGACTGTGGAAGGCATGCTGTCGGTGACTGTGCTGGCCGAATCCGCGGCGGCGGCGGACGCTCTTTCCACCGCGTTTTTCGCGATGGGAGTCGAAAACGCTGTGAAGTGCTGCGAGAATCTGCACAATGTCGCCGCCGTGCTGATCCCCTTTCCCGCCAGCGGACGACGGGTCACCCCGACAGTCATAGGAATTCCGTCGGATCGGCTGTTCTGGGACACCGAACAGGTTGATCCTGCAGCCACCGAGGGCTAA
- a CDS encoding Gfo/Idh/MocA family oxidoreductase, with product MLLTPEQEQIGRENFNDSVGVSRRDFLKGAAAAGTGLGAVYFGYEKLKGKPIRTAFIGTGDEGNVLINEHPSDYMQIVAIADLRPANLKRTFTGSHPEARRGLNKVLGEATASEIKSFSNHRELLEKKDELGIEAVVIAVPLNQHAPIAIECLNAGLHVLCEKLMAQNITDCKKMIRTAEEKGLLLAVGHQRHYSVLYDNAAHLTKMGLLGDLKFIRAQWHRNNSFPKADAWRNWDYDGYARRDHDYLLKLEKDGVLKEFGYDSAKQLVDWRLYNNTGGGLMAELGSHQMDAASIFLGHVHPIAVSGFGGKNFYGIEGVGPEDKWTDDRDIDDQIFVTFEFPGKHYEQNDRDKAIVTYSSINTNGWEPYGEAIFGSRGTLWMKGEKEALLYKEQGRNSPGGVEQRIWVVSSESGGAVLDSYETGAPSAAASNVPQGKISRGYREEMEHFCYCISEGKSVSELRCNGTVAMADAIMALTANLAMKHQKRIVFKDEWFDPTSDAAPETDEQVTTA from the coding sequence ATGTTGCTGACACCCGAACAGGAACAAATCGGCCGCGAGAATTTCAATGATTCCGTCGGCGTCTCTCGTCGCGACTTTCTGAAAGGGGCCGCCGCCGCCGGAACCGGCCTGGGCGCGGTCTACTTCGGATACGAGAAACTGAAGGGCAAACCAATCCGCACGGCATTCATCGGAACCGGCGATGAAGGCAACGTCCTGATCAATGAACATCCGTCGGATTACATGCAGATCGTGGCGATCGCCGACCTGCGCCCGGCAAACCTGAAGCGGACGTTCACCGGCAGCCATCCGGAAGCGCGTCGCGGTTTGAACAAAGTGCTGGGCGAAGCAACTGCGTCCGAAATCAAGTCCTTCAGCAATCACCGGGAACTGCTGGAGAAAAAGGACGAACTGGGAATCGAAGCTGTTGTCATCGCGGTACCGCTGAACCAGCACGCGCCGATCGCCATTGAGTGCCTGAACGCCGGACTGCATGTGCTGTGCGAAAAGCTGATGGCTCAGAACATCACCGACTGCAAGAAGATGATACGGACGGCTGAAGAGAAAGGTCTGCTGCTGGCCGTCGGTCACCAGCGGCACTACAGCGTTCTGTACGACAATGCCGCACACCTGACGAAGATGGGACTGCTGGGAGACCTGAAGTTCATCCGTGCTCAGTGGCATCGCAACAACAGTTTTCCGAAAGCCGACGCATGGCGCAACTGGGACTACGACGGGTATGCCAGACGCGACCACGACTACCTGCTGAAGCTGGAAAAGGACGGTGTGCTGAAGGAATTCGGCTACGACAGCGCGAAGCAGCTTGTCGACTGGCGGCTGTACAACAACACCGGCGGCGGGCTGATGGCGGAACTCGGCAGCCATCAAATGGATGCAGCCAGCATCTTTCTGGGCCACGTTCATCCGATCGCCGTCTCCGGTTTCGGCGGCAAGAACTTCTACGGCATCGAAGGCGTGGGACCGGAAGACAAGTGGACGGACGATCGCGATATCGACGACCAGATCTTTGTCACGTTTGAATTCCCCGGAAAACACTACGAACAGAACGACCGCGACAAAGCCATCGTCACCTATTCGTCAATCAATACGAACGGCTGGGAACCCTACGGTGAGGCCATCTTCGGCAGCCGCGGAACACTCTGGATGAAAGGTGAAAAAGAGGCGCTGCTGTACAAGGAGCAGGGACGAAACAGCCCGGGCGGCGTCGAACAGCGCATCTGGGTTGTCAGCAGCGAATCCGGTGGCGCGGTACTGGACAGCTACGAAACCGGCGCTCCGTCCGCCGCGGCCAGCAACGTCCCTCAGGGCAAAATCAGTCGCGGCTACCGTGAGGAAATGGAACACTTCTGTTACTGCATCAGCGAAGGCAAAAGCGTCAGCGAGCTGCGCTGCAACGGGACCGTCGCAATGGCCGACGCCATCATGGCGCTGACGGCAAACCTAGCGATGAAGCACCAGAAACGCATCGTCTTTAAGGACGAATGGTTCGATCCGACTTCGGATGCGGCTCCGGAAACCGATGAACAGGTGACAACAGCGTAG
- a CDS encoding MFS transporter — MTAKKSTLLIIFVVVFIDLLGFGIVLPLLPRYGAHFRASEVQLGLLMASFSAMQFLFAPMWGALSDRIGRRPVLLIGLAGSTVAYAMFGVATSLGRHGTLLGLGALPWLFLTRIAAGIAGATIATAQAVIADSTGAENRGRGMALIGAAFGIGFTFGPLIGAAFTTGRPALGLTDDQYAAVAEWPDSDEQISAEQIAADLRARGPLEEADQRLLNEYMKQSRPRNEVRQALLEPPTAAPGYVAALLSGVALLLAIAKLPESRSSGSSSSTAHRRGGLFQLGTMVRQLSSGSFAVILGAIFLTTFAFAQFESTLSLLTRDFGYGSRSNFLLFAYIGAILMLGQGLLVRRLLPRIGEHRMASIGVGLMTVGLLLIGLTGSTILPPRALWFVLPVVTIGFSAVTPSLQSLLSRAASADEQGAVLGSGQSLSSLARILGPAIGVASREFASSTPYYLGGALMLLGGWQVSRIRRTAGTQGSTDESGTMSEPVSGGHSDAS; from the coding sequence GTGACCGCAAAGAAATCGACCCTGCTGATCATATTTGTCGTGGTCTTCATCGATCTGCTGGGTTTTGGAATTGTCCTGCCGCTGCTGCCGCGCTATGGCGCTCACTTCCGCGCGTCGGAGGTACAACTCGGGCTGCTGATGGCATCGTTTTCCGCGATGCAGTTTCTGTTCGCTCCGATGTGGGGTGCATTGTCCGACCGAATTGGCCGGCGTCCCGTTCTGCTGATCGGACTGGCGGGTTCGACCGTGGCATACGCCATGTTTGGTGTCGCCACGTCACTCGGACGACATGGAACGCTGCTGGGGTTGGGTGCGCTGCCGTGGCTGTTCCTGACTCGCATCGCGGCGGGCATTGCCGGGGCGACCATCGCGACGGCTCAGGCAGTGATCGCCGACAGCACTGGTGCTGAGAATCGCGGCCGGGGGATGGCACTGATCGGCGCCGCCTTTGGCATCGGGTTTACATTCGGGCCACTGATCGGGGCCGCGTTCACAACCGGACGCCCCGCACTGGGCCTGACTGATGACCAGTATGCAGCCGTTGCGGAATGGCCCGATTCGGACGAACAGATCAGCGCCGAGCAGATCGCGGCCGACCTGCGGGCACGGGGTCCGCTGGAGGAAGCTGACCAGCGACTGCTGAACGAATACATGAAGCAATCCAGGCCGCGCAATGAGGTCAGGCAGGCCCTGCTGGAACCTCCGACAGCCGCGCCGGGGTACGTGGCTGCTCTGCTTTCCGGCGTGGCCCTGCTGCTGGCGATCGCAAAGCTTCCGGAGTCGCGATCGTCCGGCTCCTCGTCGTCAACGGCCCATCGCCGCGGAGGTCTGTTTCAATTGGGAACGATGGTCCGCCAATTGTCGTCCGGTTCGTTCGCCGTCATCCTGGGAGCAATCTTCCTGACGACGTTCGCGTTCGCGCAATTTGAAAGCACGCTCTCGCTGCTGACGCGCGACTTCGGTTACGGATCACGCAGTAACTTTCTGCTGTTCGCTTATATTGGCGCGATCCTGATGCTTGGACAGGGCCTGCTGGTCCGAAGGCTACTGCCGCGAATCGGGGAACACCGCATGGCTTCGATCGGCGTCGGTCTGATGACGGTGGGACTGCTGCTGATCGGGCTCACCGGAAGCACAATTCTGCCACCCCGGGCACTGTGGTTTGTCCTTCCGGTCGTCACCATCGGATTTTCCGCCGTGACTCCGTCGCTGCAGTCGCTGCTGTCGCGAGCGGCGTCGGCCGACGAACAGGGGGCCGTGCTGGGATCAGGTCAAAGCCTCTCTTCGCTGGCGCGCATTCTGGGCCCGGCCATCGGTGTGGCATCGCGCGAGTTCGCCAGTTCCACTCCATACTATCTTGGCGGGGCACTGATGCTGCTGGGAGGCTGGCAGGTTTCCAGAATCCGCCGCACGGCAGGCACTCAGGGAAGCACGGACGAATCGGGAACGATGTCGGAACCTGTTTCCGGCGGACATTCTGATGCGTCCTGA
- a CDS encoding sigma-70 family RNA polymerase sigma factor, translating into MSPETLTMTVLRAQKGDRAAFDTLVIHFESKVFGIAMQRLRNAAEADEVTQEVFLRAFRKLTQLKEAEAFAGWLCQIAARLSINRAVRRPPETACEPASFDVSVEPDDGPSAEILRREDAEQLRLALQRLGELDRATLVAFYFEGQSLKEMAVVFDSPIGTIKRRLHTARTRLRDAMASLQPA; encoded by the coding sequence ATGTCTCCTGAAACTCTGACAATGACTGTCCTGCGAGCTCAGAAGGGCGACCGTGCTGCCTTCGATACGCTGGTGATTCACTTCGAATCGAAAGTTTTCGGAATCGCCATGCAGCGGCTGCGCAACGCGGCCGAAGCTGACGAAGTGACACAGGAAGTCTTCCTGCGCGCTTTCCGCAAGCTGACTCAGTTGAAGGAAGCGGAAGCATTCGCCGGCTGGCTGTGCCAGATCGCTGCGCGGCTGTCGATCAATCGCGCTGTACGACGTCCTCCGGAAACGGCCTGCGAACCTGCTTCGTTTGACGTTTCAGTGGAACCGGACGACGGCCCGTCCGCGGAAATTCTGCGGCGTGAAGATGCGGAACAGCTTCGCCTGGCGCTGCAGCGTCTGGGTGAACTGGACCGCGCGACTCTGGTTGCCTTTTACTTCGAAGGTCAGTCGCTGAAGGAAATGGCGGTTGTTTTCGACAGCCCGATCGGAACGATCAAGCGTCGACTGCACACTGCCCGAACCCGGCTGCGCGACGCGATGGCCTCACTGCAGCCAGCCTGA